A genomic window from Verrucomicrobiia bacterium includes:
- a CDS encoding Ig-like domain-containing protein — MSHHPSVEISIRRRIAGTLALTAVVLHFGILATSARAVTILQAPGSTVAAFEAENPSAIVNGTPEFWGRVTDETASGGAALEALGENDVGTAPHSFAQYRIQFSTPGTYYLYYRWRADPLRTEGDIFTANSSWFAEIWDPPMVPGDPSGYYRSSSNDEVAPADNVYAWRREPDTAIYEVTAADVASDRDLIFAVGTREAGMMLDRFIFSTSPDLTAAALDALDNSPTDVVTQGTGDTFIAFQAEGRARLIPGTPETWANVSDPEASAGGALEAVGENNTGTSPHSFAQYQLRFTTAGTYYLYYRWRANPARTEGDIFTANSSWFPLSWNAPIIPGNQDGYYTSSSNAETAPADNVYAWRREPDSALYEVTAGDLAAPDPLVFTIGTREAGMMIDRWILSTVPDLTPAALDALPDSGSLPLPPEVAAATGSAALNTVVIQFTRPLDPATVRADAFNATPPLAVTDARLDADDARLVRLSTAMQAAGTAYTLAITGVKDASGTEVAPGTTARFTAWQRVNGWTLTEIWFGIPGNTVDALLEDPRYQAGLPDRAYWVQGFQLNQDPRADNYGARLSAYLQPPSTGAYDLFINNDDEAQLQLSSSLSPDNLAFLGDFLLSPPVFDPFVYATTPSLTAGQGYLLYGLLKQGGGDVYLNVAGRASGADTPPVESLQPLGGDWISTWINPDLGQVTLVEPPANQNVPAGRRATFSVKLEARSSPVYYQWQRDGVDLPDAVRSTYVTPVLTGADSGARYRALIRVAGVETASPEAVLTVSGSEPPTRQPYVGINFVGGGGGSVGGILRPLDVAGVVPQEHWNNLEGFQFDGVALQDASGAPSPVLLTSYENTETWYSGTRVVGNADGILFQGFVDAGASQEPITYSLSNVPPGLYQVLVYSIGFDFSPSYLQVYSLEAGGSYPTYYGRSETGLNYVQSPEFRRMAGTDPGNRPTGNYVQFDAVQPAADGSITLSVTWDSTEAGNGHQPAVSGLQLVRELPPPQNPVITGIAVEGDNLRLVWTGGTAPFQVQRRSSLTSGGWDNAGTPTTTRTALVPLGADPVAYLQVVGR; from the coding sequence ATGAGTCATCACCCATCTGTCGAGATCTCGATTCGACGCCGTATCGCCGGGACCCTTGCGCTGACGGCTGTCGTCCTTCACTTCGGCATCCTGGCGACGTCCGCCCGCGCCGTAACCATCCTGCAAGCCCCGGGATCCACCGTGGCCGCATTCGAGGCGGAGAATCCGTCAGCCATTGTCAATGGCACCCCGGAGTTCTGGGGGCGCGTGACCGACGAGACCGCATCGGGGGGTGCGGCGCTGGAGGCGCTGGGCGAGAACGATGTGGGTACCGCACCCCACAGTTTCGCCCAGTATCGGATCCAGTTTTCCACCCCGGGCACCTACTACCTCTACTATCGCTGGCGGGCCGACCCGTTGCGCACGGAAGGGGACATCTTCACGGCGAACAGTTCGTGGTTCGCCGAGATCTGGGATCCCCCGATGGTTCCGGGCGATCCTTCCGGATATTACCGGTCGAGCAGCAATGACGAGGTCGCACCGGCCGACAACGTCTACGCGTGGCGTCGGGAGCCCGACACGGCGATTTACGAGGTGACCGCGGCGGACGTGGCGTCCGACCGGGACCTGATCTTCGCCGTGGGCACCCGGGAGGCGGGGATGATGCTCGACCGGTTCATCTTCAGCACATCGCCGGATCTGACCGCGGCCGCCCTGGATGCCCTCGACAATTCGCCGACGGACGTCGTGACGCAGGGGACGGGCGACACCTTCATTGCCTTTCAGGCCGAGGGGCGGGCCCGGCTCATCCCGGGAACCCCGGAGACCTGGGCCAACGTCTCCGATCCGGAGGCCAGTGCCGGCGGCGCCCTGGAGGCGGTTGGGGAGAATAACACCGGCACCTCGCCCCATTCCTTCGCCCAGTACCAGTTGCGCTTCACAACCGCCGGCACCTACTACCTCTACTATCGCTGGCGGGCGAATCCCGCGCGCACGGAGGGGGACATCTTCACGGCAAACAGCTCGTGGTTCCCGCTGTCCTGGAATGCCCCCATCATCCCTGGCAATCAGGACGGTTACTACACCTCCAGCAGCAACGCCGAGACGGCCCCGGCGGACAACGTCTACGCATGGCGGCGCGAGCCCGATTCGGCCCTGTACGAAGTGACTGCCGGGGACCTCGCGGCCCCCGATCCCCTGGTATTCACCATCGGCACGCGCGAGGCCGGGATGATGATTGACCGTTGGATTTTGAGTACCGTGCCGGATCTCACGCCCGCCGCGCTCGACGCCCTCCCCGACTCGGGATCGCTCCCCCTGCCGCCGGAGGTCGCTGCAGCCACCGGATCCGCCGCCCTCAACACGGTCGTGATCCAGTTCACGCGGCCCCTGGATCCCGCCACGGTGAGGGCGGACGCCTTCAATGCCACCCCGCCGCTGGCGGTGACCGATGCCCGGCTCGATGCCGACGACGCGCGCCTCGTCCGTCTGTCCACCGCGATGCAGGCGGCCGGGACGGCGTACACTCTGGCAATCACGGGTGTGAAGGATGCCAGCGGCACGGAAGTGGCACCGGGCACCACCGCCCGGTTCACCGCCTGGCAGCGGGTCAATGGCTGGACGCTTACCGAGATCTGGTTCGGGATCCCGGGGAACACCGTGGACGCGCTGCTCGAGGATCCGCGGTATCAGGCCGGCCTGCCGGACCGGGCCTACTGGGTGCAGGGTTTCCAGCTCAACCAGGATCCGCGGGCGGACAACTACGGAGCCCGGCTTTCGGCGTACCTTCAGCCTCCGTCCACCGGGGCCTACGACCTGTTCATCAACAATGATGACGAGGCCCAGTTGCAGCTCAGCTCCAGCCTCTCGCCCGACAATCTCGCGTTCCTCGGCGACTTCCTGCTGTCGCCTCCGGTGTTCGATCCCTTCGTTTATGCGACGACGCCTTCCCTGACCGCCGGCCAGGGCTACCTCCTCTACGGTCTGCTCAAGCAGGGCGGCGGTGATGTGTATCTGAATGTGGCCGGACGCGCCTCGGGCGCCGACACACCGCCGGTGGAATCCTTGCAGCCGCTGGGCGGCGATTGGATTTCGACCTGGATCAATCCCGACCTGGGTCAGGTGACCTTGGTGGAACCTCCGGCGAACCAGAATGTTCCCGCCGGCCGCCGTGCCACGTTCTCCGTGAAGCTCGAGGCCCGGAGCAGCCCGGTGTACTACCAGTGGCAACGCGACGGAGTGGATCTGCCCGATGCGGTCCGGTCCACCTACGTCACCCCGGTGCTGACCGGCGCGGACTCCGGGGCGCGCTACCGGGCCCTGATCCGGGTCGCCGGTGTGGAAACCGCGAGTCCGGAGGCCGTCCTCACCGTTTCCGGCTCCGAACCCCCGACGCGGCAGCCCTACGTGGGCATCAACTTCGTTGGCGGTGGCGGCGGCTCGGTGGGAGGGATCCTCAGACCTCTGGACGTCGCCGGTGTCGTCCCCCAGGAACACTGGAACAACCTTGAAGGATTCCAGTTTGACGGTGTCGCGCTTCAGGATGCCTCCGGTGCGCCGTCGCCGGTCCTGCTGACCTCCTATGAGAACACGGAGACCTGGTACAGCGGAACCCGCGTCGTGGGGAACGCCGACGGAATCCTGTTCCAGGGCTTCGTGGATGCCGGGGCCTCGCAGGAACCGATCACCTACTCCCTGTCAAACGTGCCGCCGGGTTTGTACCAAGTGCTTGTGTACAGCATTGGATTCGATTTTTCGCCCTCGTATCTCCAGGTGTACTCGCTGGAAGCGGGCGGGAGTTATCCCACCTACTATGGCCGGTCGGAGACCGGCCTGAATTACGTGCAATCCCCCGAATTCCGCCGGATGGCGGGAACGGATCCAGGAAATCGGCCGACCGGAAACTATGTGCAATTCGACGCTGTGCAGCCCGCCGCCGACGGGTCCATCACCCTTTCGGTCACCTGGGATTCCACGGAGGCGGGCAACGGGCACCAGCCTGCGGTCAGCGGGTTGCAGTTGGTGAGGGAGTTGCCGCCGCCCCAGAACCCCGTGATCACTGGAATTGCGGTTGAAGGCGACAATCTGCGCTTGGTTTGGACCGGCGGTACCGCCCCGTTCCAGGTCCAGCGGCGGAGCTCGCTGACTTCCGGTGGCTGGGACAACGCGGGAACACCGACCACCACCCGGACCGCCCTCGTTCCGCTGGGTGCGGACCCCGTGGCCTACCTGCAGGTGGTTGGGCGGTGA
- a CDS encoding glycosyltransferase family 2 protein, whose amino-acid sequence MSPTPLVSIVLPTYNGSRYLAGAVESVRRQTHTRWELLIQDDASTDETPEIIRHFAALDPRILPATNPENLRLPRSLNAGFARASGRFLTWTSDDNEYRPEALEAMVSALESDPKAGLVYCDMTDMDDQGRDVGDWVAPEPEAMGRVNPVGACFLYRREVMESVGQYDDCWRLVEDWEYWMRVASQFPLRAIHRNLYRYRRHEASLTETRASEIRRIRMHLLEERLPSLPHPSRRHRAEAYLHLARLAAEAGDDRRESAFHRIALRADPLHALPVVAGRRLLGSGRAGAVRAWWRQRIRRPM is encoded by the coding sequence ATGAGCCCGACACCGCTGGTCTCCATCGTCCTGCCCACCTACAACGGCAGCCGCTATCTCGCCGGAGCGGTGGAAAGCGTTCGTCGCCAGACCCACACCCGTTGGGAACTGTTGATCCAGGACGACGCCTCCACCGATGAAACTCCTGAAATCATTCGCCACTTCGCGGCACTGGATCCCCGGATTCTTCCGGCCACAAATCCGGAGAACCTCCGGCTGCCAAGGTCGTTGAACGCCGGATTCGCCCGGGCCTCCGGCCGGTTCCTCACCTGGACCTCGGATGACAACGAGTACCGTCCAGAGGCACTGGAGGCGATGGTGTCCGCCCTCGAATCGGATCCGAAGGCCGGCCTCGTGTACTGCGACATGACGGACATGGACGACCAGGGACGCGATGTGGGGGACTGGGTGGCGCCGGAGCCTGAGGCGATGGGCCGGGTGAACCCCGTCGGCGCGTGCTTCCTTTACCGCCGGGAGGTGATGGAGTCCGTGGGGCAATACGATGACTGCTGGCGCCTCGTGGAGGACTGGGAGTACTGGATGCGGGTGGCTTCCCAGTTTCCATTGCGAGCCATCCATCGCAATCTGTACCGATATCGAAGACATGAAGCATCCCTGACGGAGACACGGGCGTCGGAGATCCGGAGGATCCGGATGCACTTGCTGGAGGAGCGGCTTCCGTCGCTGCCGCACCCCTCTCGTCGGCACCGGGCGGAGGCCTACCTGCATCTGGCCCGCCTGGCCGCCGAGGCGGGCGACGACCGGCGCGAGTCCGCGTTTCACCGGATCGCGCTGCGCGCCGACCCCCTGCACGCACTGCCCGTGGTGGCCGGACGCCGACTTCTGGGGAGCGGACGGGCCGGAGCCGTGCGGGCTTGGTGGCGGCAACGCATCCGCCGCCCGATGTGA
- a CDS encoding class I SAM-dependent methyltransferase yields the protein MARNPAQFASGGLARAERLLRGLRRHLSRPARPGQTERPNDADEWASLYAAERRPVRTLESPIARALTRCSFPGELLLETGCGAAAISAELATTGRRVALADFSEAILIRARALFEASGLPAPETTVCDLTRPLPWADQSVDVTWSSGVLEHWPDAELVPIVREQARISRRRVIALVPHAGCLAYRWGKSVAEAEGTWPFGRELPRASLRAVFEQAGLRDVTEETLWAEAGMDFLNFVDPEIRREAAAWLAGLPADDPIRQQQGYLLMTVGSVPAP from the coding sequence ATGGCCAGAAACCCCGCCCAATTCGCCTCCGGAGGGCTCGCGCGCGCCGAGCGCCTGCTGCGAGGCCTTCGACGCCATCTGTCGCGCCCCGCGCGCCCCGGCCAGACGGAGCGTCCCAACGATGCCGATGAATGGGCCTCCCTTTATGCCGCCGAGCGGCGGCCCGTGCGCACGCTGGAATCCCCGATCGCCCGCGCGCTGACCCGCTGTTCCTTCCCGGGCGAACTGCTGCTGGAGACCGGCTGCGGCGCCGCCGCCATCTCCGCCGAACTCGCGACCACCGGCCGCCGCGTGGCCCTCGCCGACTTCAGCGAGGCCATCCTCATCCGCGCCCGCGCCCTGTTCGAGGCGTCGGGGCTTCCCGCCCCCGAGACCACCGTCTGTGATCTCACCCGGCCGCTGCCGTGGGCGGACCAATCCGTGGACGTCACCTGGAGCAGCGGCGTCCTCGAACACTGGCCGGATGCGGAACTGGTGCCCATCGTGCGCGAACAGGCGCGCATCAGCCGCAGACGGGTCATTGCCCTAGTTCCCCATGCAGGCTGTCTCGCCTACCGGTGGGGCAAGTCCGTCGCCGAGGCGGAGGGCACCTGGCCGTTCGGACGCGAACTGCCCCGCGCCTCGTTGCGCGCGGTCTTCGAGCAGGCGGGACTTCGGGACGTGACCGAGGAGACCCTTTGGGCGGAGGCGGGAATGGATTTCCTGAATTTCGTGGATCCGGAAATCCGCCGCGAGGCCGCCGCCTGGCTCGCCGGGCTGCCCGCTGACGATCCGATCCGTCAGCAGCAGGGATACCTCCTCATGACCGTGGGATCGGTCCCCGCCCCCTGA
- the mgtE gene encoding magnesium transporter produces the protein MMTFAPDEIRLLIGRKRWNELKARLARFEPADLASIMSQCAPGDQVLLYRALPPDLAADTFGFLEDDQQKALLKQFNEQETRTLLAELSPDDRTELFEEMPPGTVRRLMELLSSEDRREALMLLGYPEGSVGRLMSPDFATVRPEWTVREAIHHLRAHASESETLNVLYVVDPDGTLLDEIRLRRLVVAAPDVKISDLMNHQCTALSAFDHEDEAVRLMKQTGYYSLPVTDSARRLLGIVTADDVLDVAVEGATDDFHKGGGVQPLETHVLKASFGAMYGRRVGWLVVLVFINIFTGAGIARHAELIESVVALVFFLPLLVDSGGNAGSQAATIIIRAMALGEVTLADYGKVLWRELRVSLGLGVTMAAAVFVVARWRAGPDVAQVVGISMTCVVALGSLIGMSLPFVLQRMKLDPAAACAPLVTSLADIIGVLTYLGIASALLGAA, from the coding sequence ATGATGACCTTCGCTCCCGATGAGATCCGGCTGCTGATCGGCCGGAAGCGCTGGAATGAACTCAAGGCGCGGCTGGCCCGGTTCGAACCCGCCGACCTCGCCTCGATCATGAGCCAATGTGCGCCGGGCGACCAGGTGCTGTTGTATCGGGCCCTGCCGCCGGATCTCGCGGCCGACACCTTTGGCTTTCTTGAGGACGATCAGCAAAAGGCGCTGCTCAAGCAGTTCAACGAACAGGAGACCCGCACGTTGCTCGCGGAACTCAGCCCCGACGATCGCACGGAGCTGTTTGAGGAGATGCCGCCCGGAACGGTGCGACGATTGATGGAACTCCTGTCGTCCGAGGACCGACGCGAAGCGCTCATGTTGCTCGGGTACCCCGAGGGCAGTGTGGGACGCCTGATGTCGCCGGACTTCGCCACGGTGCGGCCGGAGTGGACGGTGCGCGAGGCGATCCATCACCTGCGCGCCCACGCCAGCGAGAGCGAGACCTTGAACGTCCTCTACGTCGTGGATCCAGACGGAACGCTGCTCGACGAGATCCGCCTGCGCCGGCTTGTGGTGGCGGCGCCCGACGTGAAGATCAGCGACCTGATGAACCACCAGTGCACCGCGCTCTCGGCCTTCGATCACGAGGACGAGGCGGTCCGGTTGATGAAGCAGACGGGATACTATTCGCTGCCGGTCACGGACAGCGCGCGCCGGCTGCTTGGCATCGTGACGGCAGACGACGTGCTGGACGTGGCGGTCGAGGGGGCGACGGATGACTTCCACAAGGGTGGCGGGGTCCAGCCGCTGGAGACGCACGTGCTCAAGGCCTCCTTCGGCGCGATGTACGGGCGACGGGTGGGCTGGCTGGTGGTGCTGGTCTTCATCAACATCTTCACGGGCGCAGGCATTGCGCGGCATGCCGAGCTGATCGAGTCCGTCGTCGCCCTGGTGTTCTTCCTGCCCCTCCTCGTGGACAGCGGCGGCAACGCCGGTTCGCAGGCGGCAACCATCATCATCCGTGCGATGGCGCTGGGGGAAGTCACGCTCGCCGACTATGGGAAGGTGCTCTGGCGCGAGCTGCGGGTGAGTCTCGGTCTCGGGGTGACGATGGCGGCGGCCGTTTTTGTGGTGGCCCGTTGGCGGGCGGGGCCGGACGTGGCGCAGGTCGTGGGGATTTCGATGACCTGCGTGGTGGCCCTGGGCAGCCTGATCGGGATGTCGCTGCCGTTCGTCCTGCAGCGAATGAAGCTGGATCCCGCCGCGGCCTGCGCGCCGCTCGTGACGTCGCTCGCGGACATCATTGGAGTGCTGACGTACCTCGGGATCGCGTCAGCGCTGCTCGGGGCGGCGTGA
- a CDS encoding Gfo/Idh/MocA family oxidoreductase codes for MNSANSPLSRRGFLRTGALATAAGFSLSARARAQVNKNSRLRVFQIGVGGIGGLERSQLKDHPMVEFAGFCDVDQRELEAIRGQFPGAWTVRDYREAFAGRAGEFDAVIVETPDFHHAPMMLTAMKHGKHVYGQKPLVHQLDELRQIREALEAHPELVTQMGNQRACLPGRMQAVELLRTDRLGRPVEAHVWTGGIEKGHYFADPWSAYTPAQPVPEALDWNLWLGPIPEEIPYSEDIAPRRWRAFWETGGGQLADWGCHLLDVLYFAYDLPSPVAVQTHTIRPANTGHSAHNRSTLTYPGGGRFARDRFVVNYNDSAQMPSFAALGLPPMKVPANHTLVVCEDGALLLQADGKLTIFRGGRVAEHEPMPEVAPRHHWRDWADNCLGAQKPLWAPFTVGWRITEPALLAVKATRFPGEELRWDGAGCRFVGHDRANAEIVLRNYRAGFEPPAA; via the coding sequence ATGAATTCAGCAAACTCCCCCCTGTCCCGGCGCGGCTTTCTCCGCACCGGCGCCCTGGCCACCGCCGCCGGTTTCTCCCTGTCCGCCCGCGCGCGGGCGCAGGTCAACAAGAACAGCCGTCTGCGCGTGTTCCAGATCGGCGTGGGCGGCATCGGCGGTCTGGAGCGCAGCCAGCTCAAGGATCATCCCATGGTGGAGTTCGCCGGATTCTGCGATGTGGACCAGCGGGAACTGGAGGCCATCCGGGGCCAGTTTCCCGGTGCGTGGACGGTGCGGGATTATCGGGAGGCGTTCGCCGGACGGGCCGGGGAGTTCGATGCGGTGATCGTCGAGACCCCCGACTTCCACCACGCCCCGATGATGCTCACGGCCATGAAGCACGGAAAACATGTCTACGGGCAGAAACCGCTGGTCCACCAATTGGACGAACTGCGCCAGATCCGGGAGGCGCTGGAGGCGCATCCGGAACTCGTCACGCAGATGGGCAACCAGCGCGCCTGTCTGCCGGGCCGGATGCAGGCGGTGGAGCTGTTGCGCACCGACCGGCTGGGACGGCCGGTCGAGGCGCACGTCTGGACCGGCGGCATCGAGAAGGGACATTACTTTGCCGATCCGTGGAGCGCCTACACACCGGCCCAGCCGGTGCCGGAGGCCCTGGACTGGAATCTCTGGCTCGGTCCCATCCCAGAGGAAATTCCGTACAGTGAGGACATCGCCCCCCGTCGGTGGCGGGCCTTCTGGGAGACCGGCGGCGGACAGCTCGCCGACTGGGGGTGCCATCTGCTGGACGTGCTTTATTTCGCCTACGACCTGCCCTCGCCGGTGGCGGTGCAGACCCACACCATCCGGCCCGCCAACACCGGGCATTCCGCGCACAATCGGAGCACCCTGACCTATCCGGGAGGCGGTCGGTTTGCCCGGGACCGGTTCGTCGTGAACTACAACGACAGCGCCCAGATGCCGTCCTTTGCGGCGCTGGGCCTGCCGCCGATGAAGGTCCCCGCCAATCACACCCTCGTGGTCTGCGAGGACGGTGCGCTGCTGCTGCAGGCCGACGGCAAACTGACGATCTTCCGAGGGGGACGGGTTGCGGAGCACGAGCCCATGCCGGAGGTTGCACCGCGCCACCACTGGCGGGACTGGGCCGACAACTGCCTCGGGGCGCAGAAGCCCCTCTGGGCCCCGTTCACGGTCGGCTGGCGCATCACCGAGCCGGCGTTGCTCGCGGTAAAGGCCACCCGGTTTCCTGGCGAGGAGTTGCGCTGGGACGGCGCTGGATGCCGCTTCGTGGGTCATGACCGCGCCAACGCAGAAATTGTCCTGCGAAACTACCGGGCAGGATTCGAGCCGCCGGCTGCCTGA
- the wecB gene encoding UDP-N-acetylglucosamine 2-epimerase (non-hydrolyzing), whose translation MITVACIVGTRPEGIKMAPVVQELSRHPGRIRGLLVSTGQHREMLDQALGLFGLRPDVDLNLMRPDQTLSRLTGDLFHALDDVVTSRRPDWILAQGDTTTVMAASLVAFYHRIPFGHVEAGLRTGDFGKPFPEEMNRRIADLAAAACFAPTRRAAEVLRAEGVAPARIHETGNTVVDALLQVASQPYDRSLGPLAAVPAGAPTILVTAHRRESFGDPFRELCRAIRDVAAEARDAGIHVVFPVHRNPNVRAPVEEILRELPNVHLLEPLDYRDMVAAMRAARLILTDSGGVQEEAPSFGVPVLVMRDTTERPEGVEAGVVELVGTDRSRIVAAAQAHLSSPGRREAIPNPYGDGHAAERIVSVLLDRTVP comes from the coding sequence ATGATCACCGTCGCCTGCATCGTCGGCACCCGTCCGGAGGGCATCAAGATGGCCCCGGTCGTCCAGGAACTTTCGCGGCATCCGGGACGGATCCGGGGCCTCCTGGTCTCCACCGGACAGCACCGCGAGATGCTGGATCAGGCCCTGGGGCTCTTCGGACTGCGTCCCGACGTGGACCTGAACCTGATGCGACCGGATCAGACGCTGTCGCGCCTCACCGGGGATCTTTTTCACGCACTGGACGATGTCGTGACGTCCCGACGTCCGGACTGGATCCTTGCCCAGGGGGACACCACCACCGTGATGGCCGCGTCCCTTGTGGCCTTCTATCACCGGATTCCATTCGGTCATGTGGAGGCGGGTCTTCGAACCGGCGATTTTGGGAAGCCGTTTCCCGAGGAGATGAACCGCCGGATCGCGGACCTCGCCGCAGCAGCATGCTTTGCGCCCACGCGGCGTGCCGCGGAAGTGCTGCGGGCGGAAGGGGTGGCGCCGGCACGAATCCATGAGACGGGCAATACCGTGGTGGACGCCCTGCTTCAGGTGGCATCCCAACCCTACGACCGCTCCTTGGGGCCCCTGGCGGCGGTACCCGCCGGAGCGCCCACCATCCTCGTCACGGCCCACCGAAGGGAAAGCTTCGGTGACCCCTTTCGCGAATTGTGCCGCGCAATTCGCGATGTGGCCGCAGAAGCGCGAGACGCTGGCATCCACGTCGTGTTTCCGGTCCATCGCAATCCCAATGTGCGCGCCCCGGTCGAGGAGATCCTCCGCGAGTTGCCCAACGTCCACCTGCTGGAGCCGCTGGACTACCGGGACATGGTGGCGGCAATGCGCGCGGCCCGGTTGATCCTCACCGACTCCGGCGGCGTGCAGGAGGAGGCGCCCAGTTTTGGAGTGCCGGTGCTCGTGATGCGCGACACCACGGAGCGTCCGGAGGGCGTGGAGGCCGGGGTGGTGGAACTCGTAGGCACGGACCGCTCCCGAATCGTCGCCGCCGCACAAGCCCACCTTTCGAGCCCGGGTCGCCGGGAGGCCATCCCCAATCCCTATGGCGACGGCCATGCAGCGGAGCGGATCGTATCCGTCCTGTTGGACCGCACCGTCCCATGA
- a CDS encoding Eco57I restriction-modification methylase domain-containing protein, which translates to MKIAARENLRERQGELGQFLTASPVADFMASMFGPLPRTVRLLDAGAGAGALTLAFVSRCCEGRDDVRTIEATLYELDGEILDALAATMRECDRRCSDAGIRFTFSIHSTDFIREMSSRLAGDLFGTRPPAFDAAIANPPYRKISTDSGERRALHSVGVETSNLYTGFIALVQRLLVPGGQLVGITPRSFCNGPYFRPFREDFLSQLELRRLHVFESRRAAFRQDSVLQENIIFHAVKGRHQPPEVMVSSSSGEGDDDIIETVFPFTEIVHPHDVGKFIHIPSNTGHATAKETMDGLSASLSSLGVTVSTGRVVDFRLKDALRKEPERGTVPLLYPCHFNGGTVHWPKLEARKPNAILDNAETRPWLVPSGMYLLTKRFTSKEERRRLVACLFDPEQVKAEWIGFENHLNYFHANGRGLERHLAFGLYAFLNSTVVDQYFRRFSGHTQVNATDLRTLTYPDRDTLQAMGREMTTLDLTQDEIDQLVTQHLHASRQTQPKIRRAKAATC; encoded by the coding sequence ATGAAAATCGCTGCCAGAGAAAACCTTAGGGAAAGGCAAGGGGAACTCGGTCAGTTCCTCACCGCCTCGCCGGTGGCCGACTTCATGGCCTCAATGTTCGGGCCGCTGCCTCGTACGGTTCGGTTGCTGGATGCAGGCGCGGGCGCGGGCGCACTCACCTTGGCTTTCGTCTCCCGGTGCTGCGAGGGGCGTGACGATGTTCGCACCATCGAAGCGACTCTCTACGAACTTGACGGCGAAATCTTGGACGCGCTGGCCGCAACCATGCGGGAGTGCGACCGCCGGTGCTCTGACGCGGGGATTCGCTTCACCTTCAGCATCCATTCCACCGACTTCATCCGGGAGATGTCGTCGCGCCTTGCCGGCGACTTGTTCGGCACTCGGCCGCCCGCCTTCGATGCCGCCATCGCGAATCCGCCCTATCGCAAAATCAGCACCGACTCCGGCGAGCGCCGCGCCCTGCATTCCGTCGGGGTTGAAACCAGCAACCTTTACACGGGCTTCATCGCACTCGTTCAGCGACTGCTCGTTCCCGGTGGACAACTCGTCGGCATCACGCCCCGGAGCTTTTGCAATGGCCCATACTTCCGCCCGTTCCGCGAGGACTTCCTGAGCCAACTGGAACTACGCCGACTCCACGTCTTCGAATCCCGCAGAGCAGCCTTCCGCCAAGACAGCGTTTTGCAGGAGAACATCATTTTTCATGCGGTAAAGGGCCGCCACCAACCGCCCGAAGTCATGGTGTCCAGCAGCAGCGGTGAGGGAGATGACGACATCATCGAGACGGTCTTTCCCTTCACCGAGATCGTCCATCCGCACGACGTCGGAAAATTCATCCATATTCCGTCCAACACCGGCCACGCGACCGCCAAGGAAACCATGGACGGCCTCAGCGCCAGCCTCTCCTCATTGGGTGTGACGGTGTCCACCGGGCGCGTCGTGGATTTCCGCCTCAAAGACGCGCTACGCAAAGAACCGGAACGCGGCACGGTGCCGCTGCTGTATCCCTGTCATTTCAATGGCGGCACCGTTCATTGGCCCAAGCTCGAAGCCCGCAAGCCCAACGCCATCCTCGACAACGCCGAAACCCGCCCGTGGCTCGTGCCCTCCGGAATGTATCTGCTCACGAAGCGCTTCACGTCGAAGGAAGAGCGCCGCCGCCTCGTGGCGTGCCTGTTCGATCCCGAGCAGGTGAAGGCGGAATGGATCGGATTCGAGAACCACCTGAATTACTTTCACGCTAACGGTCGCGGTCTGGAGCGCCATCTCGCTTTCGGCCTCTACGCCTTCCTAAACTCGACCGTGGTTGACCAGTACTTCCGTCGTTTTAGCGGCCACACCCAGGTGAACGCCACCGACCTCCGCACGTTGACCTATCCTGACCGTGACACTCTCCAAGCGATGGGCCGCGAAATGACCACGCTCGACCTCACGCAGGACGAGATCGACCAACTCGTCACCCAACACCTTCATGCCAGCCGACAAACCCAACCGAAAATCCGCCGCGCGAAAGCGGCGACTTGCTGA